One stretch of Paraburkholderia fungorum DNA includes these proteins:
- a CDS encoding DUF2866 domain-containing protein, with amino-acid sequence MKQSYQTVAERPIQVRGCRVSEPIRQPWGGACRIVEWINTAGQISRRVVAEDATAAEVRATINRHVEGRKHVLYDDEKTPRQTLPRQTVARR; translated from the coding sequence TTGAAACAGTCATATCAAACCGTAGCCGAGCGGCCAATACAGGTACGTGGCTGCCGGGTCTCCGAACCGATTCGCCAGCCTTGGGGCGGCGCTTGCCGGATTGTCGAGTGGATCAACACGGCGGGGCAGATATCGCGCCGGGTCGTGGCCGAAGACGCCACCGCCGCCGAGGTGCGCGCCACGATCAACCGTCACGTGGAAGGCCGCAAGCACGTGCTGTACGACGATGAAAAAACGCCGCGTCAGACGCTGCCGAGACAGACGGTGGCGAGGCGGTGA